In Phreatobacter stygius, a genomic segment contains:
- a CDS encoding zinc-dependent alcohol dehydrogenase family protein, with the protein MKAFSITEHGIANLREVERPIPEPRHGEVVVRVAAAALNYRDVEIIEGSYHTRFDLPLIPLSDGVGEVVAVGEGVARVRAGDRVAGTFWQNWIAGGFDMADTNRQLGGPIDGMLADYVRLSADGVVQVPAHLSDEEAATLPCAGLTAWHALVTEGGIKPGDTVLVQGTGGVAIFALQFARLAGAKVIVTSSSDAKLERAKALGASGTINYRRSPEWGLEVRALADGRGVDHVVEVGGPGSFGQSLLALRPGGQINVIGYLGGVEGAINPLDIFRRKARVRGIPVGSRQSFEAMNRGIGATGLRPVIDRVFPRGEVRAALDYLRSGQHFGKVVLRS; encoded by the coding sequence ATGAAGGCCTTCTCAATCACCGAACATGGCATCGCCAACCTGCGCGAGGTCGAGCGGCCGATCCCCGAACCGCGGCATGGCGAAGTGGTCGTCCGTGTCGCCGCCGCGGCGCTGAACTATCGCGACGTCGAGATCATCGAAGGCAGCTATCACACGCGCTTCGACCTGCCCTTGATCCCGCTCTCCGACGGGGTTGGCGAGGTCGTCGCGGTCGGCGAGGGCGTTGCACGCGTGCGCGCCGGCGACCGGGTCGCCGGCACCTTCTGGCAGAATTGGATCGCCGGTGGTTTCGACATGGCGGACACCAACCGGCAATTGGGCGGGCCGATCGACGGCATGCTGGCGGACTATGTCCGGCTGAGCGCCGACGGCGTGGTGCAGGTGCCGGCTCACCTGAGCGATGAGGAAGCCGCGACCTTGCCTTGCGCCGGGCTGACGGCCTGGCATGCACTGGTCACCGAAGGCGGGATCAAACCGGGCGACACGGTGCTGGTGCAGGGCACCGGCGGGGTCGCCATTTTCGCGTTGCAATTCGCCCGGCTGGCCGGCGCCAAGGTCATCGTCACGTCGAGCAGCGACGCCAAGCTCGAGCGCGCCAAGGCCCTTGGGGCGAGCGGCACGATCAACTACCGGAGATCACCCGAATGGGGGCTGGAGGTGCGGGCCCTGGCCGACGGTCGCGGTGTCGACCACGTGGTCGAGGTTGGCGGCCCAGGCAGTTTTGGCCAGTCGCTCCTGGCGCTAAGGCCGGGCGGTCAGATCAATGTGATCGGCTATCTCGGCGGTGTCGAAGGCGCGATCAATCCGCTCGACATTTTTCGGCGCAAGGCCCGGGTGCGCGGCATACCTGTCGGATCACGCCAATCGTTCGAGGCGATGAACCGCGGCATTGGCGCGACCGGCCT
- a CDS encoding LysR family transcriptional regulator, giving the protein MLDEMRSFVLLAETGSIQMTAERLPLTQSAVTRQIQRLETELGTILLDRRVKPPRLTPAGIEALERCRAILGAIGALKASTAATAEPEGTLRIGFASALAAETIADAVRAVRQQFPKVELRVVGGWARDLADLVLEDKLDAAVMLTAQGAPMPSPGLRSETIGGERMVVVGPSGRPLPRKPTRAALGAMDWVLSPEPCDARYALAALLASAGATMRIAAEVLGLDLQTALIAQGVGIGMVPARRLEPYARRHGLKRLAIPDMPLDFDIRLVRGPHLGRIDQAVDVIRDRLTKAWTGPEAGGPARAAG; this is encoded by the coding sequence ATGCTGGATGAAATGCGCAGCTTCGTGCTGCTTGCCGAAACCGGATCGATCCAGATGACGGCCGAGCGCCTGCCGCTGACCCAGTCGGCGGTCACCCGCCAGATCCAGCGGCTGGAAACCGAACTGGGGACCATCCTGCTCGACCGTCGCGTCAAGCCGCCGCGCCTGACGCCGGCGGGGATCGAGGCGCTGGAGCGCTGCCGGGCCATCCTGGGGGCGATCGGCGCCTTGAAAGCGAGCACGGCGGCGACCGCCGAACCGGAGGGCACCTTGCGCATCGGTTTTGCCTCGGCGCTCGCCGCCGAGACCATTGCCGATGCCGTCCGCGCCGTGCGGCAGCAGTTTCCGAAGGTCGAGCTGCGCGTCGTCGGCGGCTGGGCGCGCGACCTGGCCGATCTCGTCCTGGAGGACAAACTGGACGCGGCGGTGATGCTCACGGCTCAGGGCGCGCCCATGCCGTCGCCGGGTCTCAGGAGCGAAACGATTGGCGGTGAGCGGATGGTCGTCGTCGGCCCGTCCGGACGGCCGCTGCCGCGCAAACCGACCCGGGCTGCGCTCGGCGCGATGGACTGGGTGCTCAGCCCCGAGCCATGCGACGCGCGGTATGCGCTTGCAGCGCTTCTGGCATCGGCCGGCGCGACCATGCGTATCGCCGCCGAGGTTCTGGGCCTGGACCTGCAGACGGCGCTGATCGCCCAGGGCGTCGGTATTGGCATGGTGCCGGCGCGCCGCCTCGAACCCTATGCGCGCCGCCACGGTCTGAAGCGCCTGGCGATCCCGGACATGCCGCTCGATTTCGATATCCGGCTCGTCAGGGGGCCGCATCTCGGCCGCATCGATCAGGCCGTCGATGTCATTCGCGACCGCCTGACCAAGGCCTGGACCGGGCCGGAGGCGGGCGGCCCGGCCAGGGCGGCGGGCTAA
- a CDS encoding NAD(P)H-dependent oxidoreductase — MRFLIVYCHPCPESFTAALRDTVVAALRRGGHELRVLDLHAEGFDPVMSAEERRGYHTPGVNEAPVAEHLQALRWCEGLLFVYPTWWYGLPAMLKGWLDRVWVPYATFGMPEGRKPIGRVMTNIRFIGAVSTLGSPWWWWRLVMSEPGRRTLLRGLRPLVHPRAKTLWLALHRMDSASQDDRERYLAKVSRVLGRLR, encoded by the coding sequence ATGCGTTTTCTCATCGTCTATTGCCATCCTTGCCCTGAGAGCTTCACCGCCGCGCTGCGCGACACGGTGGTCGCAGCATTGCGCCGCGGCGGGCATGAATTGCGCGTCCTCGACCTCCATGCCGAGGGTTTCGATCCGGTGATGAGCGCCGAGGAGCGGCGCGGCTATCACACGCCCGGCGTCAATGAAGCGCCGGTGGCCGAACACCTTCAGGCCCTGCGCTGGTGCGAGGGCCTGCTGTTCGTCTACCCGACCTGGTGGTACGGCCTGCCGGCCATGCTCAAGGGCTGGCTCGACCGGGTCTGGGTGCCCTATGCGACCTTCGGCATGCCGGAGGGGCGCAAGCCGATCGGCCGGGTGATGACCAATATCCGTTTCATTGGCGCGGTCTCGACACTCGGCTCGCCGTGGTGGTGGTGGCGGCTCGTCATGTCGGAACCCGGCCGGCGCACCTTGCTGCGCGGCCTCCGGCCGCTGGTTCATCCACGCGCCAAGACCTTGTGGCTTGCCCTGCATCGGATGGACAGCGCCTCGCAGGATGATCGCGAGCGCTATCTCGCGAAGGTCAGCCGGGTCCTCGGACGGCTTCGCTAG
- a CDS encoding methyl-accepting chemotaxis protein: MPQSNALSVRMRILIIAVIPIAGLIGLTALSWWSSRQTDRAIVELTAANDVLRSAYELRAAVSAMGSSIDLQAASESAEQATAFANLLDRAKREAAAIGSSSLAAIFASEDLRAGLAAPQDVAAAFDRLAAVQGRMGRDADSGLNGELRRAIHGVEDTLQKLASVCCADTRNFQIAMLRLRRSEKDFMLRLTVEELDRFRKGVTEFEALLQDNELPLPAQAKMKEMLAGYVRGFYAWAETVQDRSREAADGARIGAAAVGHIQKLIDRAALQQSAAQTRIDATAATALTLTIGASIVLVILLSGLALVFGTGLIRAIRALTATMSRLAAGETDLVIAEAERQDELGEMGRAVTVFRDGAIERLRLEAARDEGAVRAARQARIDGLFGRFRTDMAEVVTVLRGNTDQMETTARALNAIAREADSQSDEAAAASERTSANVQMVAAAAEELAASISLVAGQVTQAQAIVGQAGDIASRTNGEVNRLADAAGRIGDVVNLIRAIAAQTNLLALNATIEAARAGTAGRGFAVVAAEVKSLATQTARATDEIAAQIAGIQASTGSAVEAIRTITGTMGEITSVTATVAAAIEQQGAATAEIAHNIQRASAGTTELSRNVSGVKGVIAEASAQSASVLTASGALTHAGQRLSASVDGFLTEVAAA, encoded by the coding sequence ATGCCGCAGTCCAACGCCCTTTCGGTCCGCATGCGGATCCTCATCATCGCCGTCATTCCGATTGCCGGGCTGATCGGGCTGACCGCCTTGTCCTGGTGGTCGTCGCGCCAGACCGACCGCGCGATCGTCGAGCTGACCGCGGCCAACGATGTGCTCCGCAGCGCTTATGAGTTGCGGGCCGCCGTCAGCGCCATGGGCAGCAGCATCGACCTTCAGGCCGCCAGCGAGAGCGCCGAACAGGCGACCGCCTTTGCCAATCTCCTTGACCGCGCCAAGCGTGAGGCGGCCGCGATCGGCTCATCCTCCCTCGCCGCCATTTTTGCATCTGAAGATCTCAGGGCCGGTCTCGCCGCCCCGCAGGACGTCGCGGCCGCCTTCGACCGTCTCGCAGCGGTTCAGGGACGGATGGGACGAGATGCCGATTCCGGGTTGAACGGTGAATTGCGCCGCGCCATCCACGGGGTCGAGGACACGCTGCAGAAGCTCGCATCGGTCTGCTGCGCCGACACGCGCAACTTTCAGATCGCCATGCTGCGCCTCAGGCGCTCCGAGAAGGACTTCATGCTGCGTCTGACGGTCGAGGAGCTGGACCGGTTTCGCAAGGGCGTCACCGAATTCGAGGCCCTGCTCCAGGACAACGAGCTGCCACTGCCGGCTCAGGCCAAGATGAAGGAGATGCTGGCCGGTTATGTCAGGGGCTTTTATGCCTGGGCCGAAACGGTGCAGGACAGGAGCCGGGAAGCCGCCGACGGCGCGCGGATCGGCGCGGCCGCGGTCGGGCATATCCAGAAGCTGATCGACCGGGCAGCGCTCCAGCAATCGGCGGCCCAGACCCGGATCGACGCAACCGCCGCCACCGCCCTCACCCTGACGATCGGCGCATCGATCGTCCTGGTCATCCTGCTCTCCGGATTGGCGCTGGTCTTCGGCACCGGCTTGATCCGGGCGATCCGCGCACTGACCGCGACCATGTCGCGCCTGGCGGCCGGCGAGACCGATCTTGTGATCGCCGAAGCCGAACGCCAGGACGAACTCGGCGAAATGGGCCGCGCCGTCACCGTCTTTCGTGATGGCGCCATCGAGCGCCTGCGTTTGGAGGCGGCCCGCGACGAGGGCGCGGTGCGCGCCGCGCGCCAGGCCCGGATCGACGGGCTGTTCGGCCGGTTCCGCACCGACATGGCCGAGGTGGTGACGGTCCTGCGCGGCAATACCGATCAGATGGAAACCACCGCCCGCGCGCTGAACGCCATCGCGCGAGAGGCCGACAGCCAGTCGGACGAGGCCGCCGCCGCGTCCGAACGGACCTCGGCCAATGTCCAGATGGTTGCGGCGGCGGCGGAAGAACTTGCCGCCTCGATCAGCCTGGTTGCCGGCCAGGTGACGCAGGCCCAGGCGATCGTCGGACAGGCCGGCGACATCGCGAGCCGAACCAATGGCGAGGTCAACAGGCTCGCCGATGCGGCCGGCCGGATCGGCGACGTCGTCAACCTGATCCGCGCGATCGCGGCGCAGACCAATCTCCTGGCGTTGAACGCCACGATCGAAGCCGCAAGGGCCGGCACCGCCGGCCGGGGGTTCGCGGTGGTGGCCGCCGAGGTCAAGAGCCTCGCCACCCAGACCGCCAGGGCGACCGACGAGATCGCGGCGCAGATCGCCGGCATCCAGGCCTCGACCGGCAGCGCCGTCGAGGCCATCAGGACCATTACCGGCACGATGGGCGAGATCACCAGCGTGACCGCCACGGTCGCCGCGGCGATCGAGCAACAGGGTGCCGCCACCGCCGAGATCGCCCACAACATCCAGCGCGCCTCGGCCGGCACGACCGAATTGTCGCGCAATGTCTCCGGCGTCAAGGGCGTGATCGCCGAGGCGTCGGCCCAGTCGGCAAGCGTCCTGACCGCCTCCGGCGCTCTGACGCATGCCGGGCAGCGGCTGTCGGCCTCGGTCGACGGCTTCCTGACCGAGGTAGCCGCCGCCTGA
- a CDS encoding ABC-F family ATP-binding cassette domain-containing protein, translating to MAPPLLQLQDIRLTFGGTPLLTSANLSVEAGDRLALVGRNGSGKSTLLKIAAGLIEADGGSRFAQPSATIRYLPQEPDLVGFATTLAYVEAGLGPGDDPYRARYLLNELGLSGEEGTAALSGGEAKRAVLARALAPSPDILILDEPTNHLDLPAIEWLEKTIAASPSAIVMISHDRRFLENLSRATIWLDRGTTRRLDKSFAHFEAWRDEVLEQEEKDQHKLDRQIAREEHWLRYGVSARRKRNVRRLGQLHGLRTDFREHRKVVGNVSMTISDADPSGKRVVEARGITKGFGERVIVDDLSIRILRGDRLGIVGPNGAGKTTLVGLLTGTLEPDAGSLKLGTNLAMVTLDQKREALDPTTPLMDALTLGRGDYVTVNGENRHVIGYMKDFLFTPEQKGTPVGVLSGGERGRLLLARALASPANLLVLDEPTNDLDLETLDLLQEMLTDFPGTVILVSHDRDFLDRVCTSVLVSEGEGRWLEYAGGYSDMVAQRGAGVTARTAEKQAKRAAEPQAPRSDNGRDAARRKLSFREKHDLESLPGRMEAIGRDIAKLQAILADHGLFSRDRSAFDKASAALAKAQGELHRAEERWLELELLKESLDA from the coding sequence ATGGCTCCTCCTCTTTTGCAATTGCAGGACATCCGCCTCACCTTTGGCGGCACTCCGCTTCTGACCAGCGCCAACCTGTCGGTCGAGGCAGGTGACCGGCTGGCCCTGGTCGGCCGCAACGGCTCGGGCAAGTCGACGCTGCTCAAGATCGCCGCCGGCCTGATCGAGGCCGATGGCGGCAGCCGTTTCGCCCAGCCGAGCGCCACCATCCGCTACCTGCCGCAGGAGCCGGACCTGGTCGGCTTCGCCACCACGCTGGCCTATGTCGAGGCTGGCCTCGGGCCGGGCGACGACCCCTATCGCGCGCGCTATCTCCTGAACGAGCTCGGCCTGTCGGGCGAAGAAGGCACCGCCGCGCTCTCCGGCGGCGAAGCCAAGCGTGCCGTGCTGGCCCGGGCGCTGGCGCCCTCGCCCGATATCCTGATTCTCGACGAACCGACCAACCATCTGGACCTGCCGGCCATCGAATGGCTGGAAAAGACCATTGCCGCTTCGCCTTCGGCCATCGTCATGATCAGCCACGACCGGCGCTTCCTGGAAAACCTGTCGCGCGCCACCATCTGGCTCGATCGCGGCACCACCCGCCGGCTCGACAAGAGCTTCGCCCATTTCGAAGCCTGGCGCGACGAGGTGCTGGAGCAGGAGGAGAAGGACCAGCACAAGCTCGACCGGCAGATCGCCCGCGAGGAACACTGGCTGCGCTACGGCGTCTCGGCGCGACGCAAGCGCAATGTCCGCCGGCTCGGCCAGCTCCACGGCCTGCGCACCGATTTTCGCGAGCATCGCAAGGTGGTCGGCAATGTCTCGATGACGATCAGCGACGCCGACCCCTCCGGCAAGCGGGTGGTCGAGGCGCGCGGCATCACCAAGGGGTTCGGTGAGCGGGTCATCGTCGACGATCTGTCGATCCGCATTTTGCGCGGCGACCGGCTCGGCATTGTCGGCCCGAACGGCGCCGGCAAGACCACGCTGGTGGGTCTGCTGACCGGCACGCTCGAACCCGATGCCGGCAGCCTCAAGCTCGGCACCAATCTCGCCATGGTGACCCTCGACCAGAAGCGCGAGGCGCTCGATCCGACCACCCCGCTGATGGATGCCCTGACGCTTGGCCGCGGCGACTATGTCACCGTCAATGGCGAGAACCGCCATGTCATCGGCTATATGAAGGACTTCCTGTTCACCCCCGAACAGAAAGGCACGCCGGTCGGCGTGCTCTCCGGTGGCGAACGCGGCCGGCTCCTGCTCGCCCGCGCCCTGGCGAGCCCGGCCAACCTCCTGGTGCTGGACGAGCCGACCAATGATCTCGACCTCGAGACGCTCGACCTCTTGCAGGAAATGCTGACCGATTTCCCCGGCACGGTGATCCTGGTCTCGCATGACCGCGATTTCCTCGACCGGGTCTGCACCTCCGTCCTGGTCAGCGAAGGCGAAGGCCGCTGGCTCGAATATGCCGGCGGCTATTCCGACATGGTCGCCCAGCGCGGTGCGGGCGTGACTGCCCGGACAGCCGAGAAACAGGCCAAGCGCGCCGCCGAACCGCAGGCGCCGCGCAGCGACAACGGCCGCGATGCGGCCAGGCGCAAACTGTCGTTTCGCGAGAAACACGACCTGGAAAGCCTGCCCGGCCGGATGGAGGCGATCGGCCGCGACATCGCCAAGCTGCAGGCGATCCTCGCCGACCACGGCCTGTTCAGCCGCGACCGGAGCGCCTTCGACAAGGCCTCCGCCGCGCTCGCCAAGGCCCAGGGCGAGCTGCACCGCGCCGAGGAGCGCTGGCTGGAGCTGGAGCTCCTGAAGGAAAGCCTGGACGCCTGA
- a CDS encoding bile acid:sodium symporter family protein, translating to MGVDSVLIQINPTGQLILNLILALIMFGVALELRLRDFVDVFSRPLAPVTGLVAQILILPAVTFAITMILQPQPSIALGMIIVAACPGGNISNLMTHLARGNTALSISMTGISNMLAVVTTPLNILFWASLNPATSALLRQVSIEPASFLGTTALLLGLPLIAGMATVHFWPKLADRLRRPFQIASFVFLIGFIIAATASNGRYFLTFVSDIIPLVILHNAIAVGIGWLAARFWRLSDYDTRAMAIEVSMHNSGLGLALILNQFDALGGAALIAAGWGVWHIVSGWALAVYWTRRDRKAAAE from the coding sequence ATGGGGGTCGACAGCGTCCTGATCCAGATCAATCCGACGGGTCAGTTGATCCTCAACCTCATCCTGGCGCTGATCATGTTCGGCGTCGCGCTTGAACTGCGCCTGAGAGACTTCGTCGACGTCTTTTCGCGGCCGCTGGCACCGGTCACCGGACTTGTCGCCCAGATCCTGATTCTGCCGGCCGTGACCTTCGCGATCACCATGATCCTGCAACCCCAACCGAGCATCGCGCTCGGCATGATCATCGTCGCGGCCTGCCCGGGCGGCAATATCTCCAACCTGATGACCCATCTGGCGCGCGGCAACACGGCGCTGTCGATCTCGATGACGGGCATCTCCAACATGCTGGCGGTGGTGACGACGCCGCTCAACATCCTGTTCTGGGCCAGCCTCAATCCGGCGACATCGGCGCTCCTGCGCCAGGTCAGCATCGAACCGGCGTCGTTCCTCGGCACCACTGCCCTGCTGCTCGGCCTGCCGCTGATCGCCGGCATGGCCACCGTGCATTTTTGGCCAAAGCTCGCCGACCGGCTCCGCCGGCCGTTTCAGATCGCCTCCTTTGTCTTCCTTATCGGTTTCATCATCGCGGCGACCGCCAGCAATGGCCGTTATTTCCTCACCTTCGTCAGCGACATCATTCCCCTGGTGATTCTGCACAACGCCATCGCGGTCGGGATCGGCTGGCTGGCGGCGCGGTTCTGGCGGCTCAGCGACTACGACACTCGCGCGATGGCGATCGAGGTGAGCATGCACAATTCGGGTCTGGGGCTGGCCCTCATCCTCAACCAGTTCGACGCGCTGGGCGGGGCCGCCCTGATCGCCGCCGGCTGGGGCGTCTGGCACATCGTCTCGGGCTGGGCGCTGGCGGTCTACTGGACGCGGCGTGACAGGAAGGCAGCGGCCGAATGA
- a CDS encoding NAD-dependent epimerase/dehydratase family protein yields MNAGILVTGAAGFIGQALVRQLAAGDEPVFGLDIRAATQPVPGVRYEKADIRDRALVGLVARLKPRVVVHLASVVAAGGDAEQDYAIDVIGTGHVVEACLAAGVTRLVVTSSGAAYGYHADNAQPLTETDPLRGNEDFPYSRHKRLVENLLAEARAAHPALEQVVFRPCTVLGPGVSNQITAIFERPVVIGLAGSAAPFSLVSETDVVAALARAAAPASLPGIYNLAGDGTLSLAEIAGRIGKPYLPLPPALLRGVLWFANRLKLTPLGPAQVNFLQYRPVLANDRLKTGFGYVPALSAAEAFDRYWRARPAS; encoded by the coding sequence ATGAACGCGGGCATCCTGGTGACCGGGGCCGCCGGTTTCATCGGCCAGGCCCTGGTCCGGCAACTGGCTGCCGGCGACGAACCGGTCTTCGGCCTGGATATTCGTGCCGCGACGCAGCCGGTTCCCGGTGTCCGTTATGAAAAGGCCGACATTCGCGACCGGGCGCTGGTTGGCCTCGTGGCGCGCCTCAAGCCGCGTGTGGTCGTGCATCTCGCCTCGGTCGTCGCCGCCGGCGGCGATGCCGAACAGGACTATGCCATCGATGTCATCGGCACCGGCCATGTCGTCGAAGCCTGCCTTGCCGCCGGCGTGACGCGCCTGGTGGTCACATCCAGCGGCGCTGCCTATGGCTACCATGCCGACAATGCCCAGCCGCTGACCGAGACCGATCCGCTACGCGGCAACGAGGACTTCCCCTATTCGCGCCACAAAAGGCTGGTGGAAAACCTGCTCGCCGAAGCGCGCGCGGCCCATCCGGCACTGGAGCAGGTGGTGTTCCGCCCCTGCACCGTGCTGGGGCCAGGCGTCAGCAACCAGATCACCGCCATTTTCGAGCGGCCGGTGGTCATCGGCCTTGCCGGCAGCGCGGCGCCGTTCAGCCTGGTCAGCGAAACCGACGTGGTGGCGGCGCTGGCCCGCGCCGCCGCACCGGCAAGCCTGCCCGGCATCTACAATCTCGCCGGCGACGGCACGCTGTCGCTCGCCGAGATTGCCGGGCGCATCGGCAAGCCCTATCTGCCGCTGCCGCCAGCCCTGCTGCGTGGCGTCCTGTGGTTCGCCAACCGGCTGAAACTGACCCCACTCGGCCCGGCCCAGGTGAATTTCCTGCAATACCGGCCGGTGCTGGCCAATGACCGCCTGAAGACCGGCTTCGGTTATGTGCCGGCCCTGTCGGCGGCGGAGGCCTTTGACCGCTATTGGCGTGCGAGGCCGGCATCATGA
- a CDS encoding flavin-containing monooxygenase, which translates to MTFLVIGAGPAGLATARVFKAAGLPFEVVERHADIGGQWLYGAPSSGVYASTHLISSKTTTAFADYPMPEDWPAYPHHAQVLDYLKNFTRHFGLYPSIRFNRAVTRLTRQEDGWRASFDDGTSLDYQGVVIANGHLTDPELPQIPGSFSGELMHSKTYKNAAIFSGKRVLIVGMGNTGCDIAVDAVHRASKVLWSVRSGNHFAPKFLRGKPADEANHKAKLVLPRRLRSILHEAVLRFVVGSPEDFGLPRPAHRLYDRTPVVNSLVLQHLGQGDIAVRPPIEELDGNRVIFTDGQTDEVDLVLLATGYRITFPFLDEAGLIRELNWKAPAPHLHLNIFPPTDNNLFVVGMIEGAGIGWPGRDLQAKIVAAYLAARKDAPDKAQSFRREIKRHCAAPRPRDAGPHGIFIDFVDYKRVLGKGIERLS; encoded by the coding sequence ATGACCTTCCTCGTCATCGGCGCGGGACCGGCCGGGCTTGCCACCGCCCGGGTGTTCAAGGCGGCCGGCCTGCCCTTCGAGGTGGTCGAGCGGCATGCCGATATCGGCGGCCAGTGGCTCTATGGCGCGCCATCGAGCGGGGTCTATGCCTCGACCCACCTGATCTCGTCGAAAACCACCACGGCCTTTGCCGACTATCCGATGCCGGAAGACTGGCCGGCCTATCCACATCACGCTCAGGTTCTCGATTATCTCAAGAATTTCACCCGCCATTTCGGCCTCTACCCGTCGATCCGTTTCAACCGGGCGGTGACCCGGCTGACCCGGCAGGAGGATGGCTGGCGGGCGAGCTTCGACGACGGCACGAGCCTCGACTACCAGGGCGTGGTCATTGCCAATGGTCATCTCACCGATCCCGAACTGCCGCAGATCCCCGGCAGCTTTTCCGGCGAGCTGATGCATTCCAAGACCTACAAGAACGCCGCGATCTTCAGCGGCAAGCGCGTGCTGATCGTCGGCATGGGCAATACCGGCTGCGACATCGCGGTCGATGCCGTTCATCGCGCCTCGAAAGTCTTGTGGTCGGTGCGCAGCGGCAATCATTTCGCCCCGAAATTCCTCCGCGGCAAGCCGGCGGACGAGGCCAATCACAAGGCGAAACTTGTGCTGCCGCGCCGGCTTCGCTCGATCCTGCACGAGGCGGTGCTGCGGTTTGTTGTCGGCTCACCGGAAGATTTCGGGCTGCCGCGCCCGGCGCACCGGCTTTACGATCGCACCCCGGTGGTCAATTCGCTGGTGCTGCAGCACCTCGGCCAGGGCGACATCGCCGTCCGGCCGCCGATCGAGGAGCTCGACGGCAACCGTGTCATCTTCACCGACGGCCAGACCGACGAGGTCGATCTCGTGCTGCTGGCCACCGGCTATCGGATCACCTTCCCGTTCCTGGACGAGGCCGGGCTGATACGCGAACTGAACTGGAAGGCGCCGGCGCCGCACCTGCACCTGAACATCTTCCCGCCCACCGATAACAACCTGTTCGTCGTCGGCATGATCGAAGGCGCGGGCATCGGCTGGCCCGGGCGCGACCTGCAGGCGAAGATCGTCGCGGCCTATCTGGCGGCCCGCAAGGACGCACCCGACAAGGCCCAGTCCTTCCGCCGGGAGATCAAGCGCCATTGCGCCGCGCCCCGCCCTCGGGATGCCGGCCCCCATGGCATCTTCATCGATTTTGTCGATTACAAGCGCGTGCTCGGCAAGGGGATCGAGCGGTTGAGCTGA
- the phoB gene encoding phosphate regulon transcriptional regulator PhoB: MIARIMVVEDEEPITVLLRYNLEAEGYRVETVMRGDEAEVRLREAVPDLMLLDWMLPGLSGIELCRRIRLRAETERLPVIMLTARGEEGERVRGLATGADDYVVKPFSVPELLARIRALLRRAKPEHLSSLLKSGDIELDRETRRVHRSGREITLGPTEFRLLEFLMQSPGRVYTREQLLDGVWGRDVYIDERTVDVHIGRLRKAVKRGREADPIRTVRGSGYAFNERFAGAA; encoded by the coding sequence ATGATCGCACGCATCATGGTGGTCGAGGACGAAGAGCCGATCACCGTTCTCCTCCGCTACAATCTCGAAGCCGAAGGCTACCGCGTCGAAACGGTGATGCGCGGCGACGAGGCCGAGGTGCGTCTGCGCGAGGCGGTCCCCGATCTGATGCTGCTCGACTGGATGCTGCCGGGGCTGTCGGGCATCGAGCTCTGCCGGCGCATCCGGCTGCGCGCCGAGACCGAGCGCCTGCCGGTGATCATGCTCACCGCACGCGGCGAGGAAGGCGAGCGCGTGCGCGGGCTTGCCACCGGCGCCGACGACTATGTGGTGAAGCCGTTCTCGGTGCCCGAGCTTCTGGCGCGGATCCGGGCGCTGCTCCGCCGGGCCAAGCCCGAGCATCTGTCGAGCCTGCTGAAGTCAGGTGATATCGAACTCGACCGCGAGACGCGCCGGGTACACCGCTCGGGCCGCGAGATCACGCTGGGCCCGACCGAGTTCCGCCTGCTGGAATTCCTCATGCAGTCGCCGGGGCGCGTCTATACCCGTGAGCAATTGCTCGACGGCGTCTGGGGCCGCGACGTTTATATCGACGAGCGCACTGTCGACGTCCATATCGGACGCCTGCGCAAGGCGGTGAAGCGTGGCCGCGAGGCCGACCCGATTCGCACCGTGCGCGGCTCCGGTTATGCGTTCAACGAGCGTTTCGCCGGCGCGGCCTGA